In Helianthus annuus cultivar XRQ/B chromosome 8, HanXRQr2.0-SUNRISE, whole genome shotgun sequence, a single genomic region encodes these proteins:
- the LOC110869673 gene encoding uncharacterized protein LOC110869673, whose product MMMRGVFNFQPNSTPPVQPQPIPTQPVQQSKPDDHVEVVPETQPLIEKGNNQTGDGFWTKVLAKFLELMDQGPYRDIDSVSSKWRKMNGFVNKFYEEYNKIYTSGRNSGMSDEDVFKQALEKYKSNNGNTNFAHVRAWKILKTHQKWAPIPNEVEMAKRQKISETGSFSAGGSDARCHINLNDDADFDEEEYAVHEAERPPGRDKSKKERAKGKEKEKVDPKMEEFMEHLKTYTNVSAQKAKAKERAVEEKTRVAVEKLREKVRLSNEKI is encoded by the exons ATGATGATGCGGGGTGTTTTTAATTTCCAACCGAACTCGACACCACCCGTTCAACCCCAACCGATCCCGACACAACCCGTTCAACAATCCAAACCCGACGACCATGTGGAGGTTGTTCCCGAAACCCAACCTCTTATAGAAAAAG gtAATAATCAAACGGGTGACGGGTTTTGGACCAAGGTTTTGGCGAAGTTCCTCGAGCTTATGGACCAAGGCCCGTATCGAGATATCGATTCGGTGTCGTCAAAGTGGCGAAAAATGAACGGGTTCGTCAATAAATTTTACGAGgagtataataaaatatatacaagTGGGCGTAATAGCGGCATGAGCGACGAGGATGTGTTCAAACAAGCGTTGGAGAAGTATAAGTCGAACAATGGTAATACCAACTTTGCACACGTTCGCGCGTGGAAAATTTTGAAAACGCACCAAAAATGGGCACCGATTCCTAACGAGGTGGAGATGGCGAAACGGCAAAAAATATCGGAAACGGGTAGTTTTAGCGCCGGTGGATCGgacgcgaggtgtcacattaACTTAAATGATGACGCCGACTTTGACGAAGAGGAATACGCCGTACATGAAGCGGAGCGTCCACCAGGCCGGGACAAATCAAAGAAGGAGCGGGCCAaggggaaagaaaaggaaaaggtggaCCCGAAGATGGAAGAGTTTATGGAACACCTTAAAACGTACACGAACGTCTCGGCCCAAAAGGCGAAGGCGAAGGAGCGGGCCGTCGAAGAAAAAACTCGTGTAGCGGTAGAAAAGTTACGCGAAAAGGTCCGATTGTCGAATGAGAAAATCTGA